The sequence TCCGCCGCGCGCCTGGCGCTCGGGATCCTTGGCGAGCGAGATCGTCGGCGCACGATCGGGCGTCGCGGCAAACGCCCATTGCGGCTGGCCGGAAGGCGCGCGGACATGCGCGGTGCCGTCGGCTGTGATGGCGAAATGCTTCTCGTTGGTGCCCTTGGGCGTGGCTTCGGTGGGGGCGACCTCCTTGAGGCCGCCGGAGACGACGACATCGAGGCTGCCGCCGGACGAGCGCACGATCAGCGTCGAGCCGGCGGGAACGGCGAGCGGACCGCTCGCCGGCAGCGCTGCCGCCTCCTTGTTGGCGGCCGACAGGATCACCGGCGGCTTGCCGGTGTAGAGCGGCGGCGTGACCCAGGCATCGACGCGAACATTGGCCGGCGCCAGCACGCCGTTCCAGTCGAAGGCGGCCCCGACGCGCATCGCGCGTTCGTCGCCGGCCGCGAAGAAGGTCGCAACCAGCATCACCATGACCAGCGCCCGCAGCGCCCAGGGATCGTGAAGCGCGAGCCGCGGGCGCGGCAGACCGGCACGGATGCGCTTCAGCGAAGCCAGCGTGCGTTCACGCTGCGCCTGCCACAGCGCCTTCGCGATCGGGTCCTGCGAGCTCAGCGTGTCCGTGAGTGTCGTCGCCGGGCGATGCCGGATGCCTGAGCCACGGTCGAGCCGGCTCAGCGCTTCCTCGCGGCTCGGCCAGCGGAACCGAAGCAGCGGGAACAGCGCGGCGATCGCAATGCCGGCAAAAATAACGAGGCCGACGGCGCGGGCCAGGAACGGCAGCGCCAGCCAGAGACCGGCCCAGGACACCACCAGGAACAGGCCGATGACGGTCAGCAGCCGCGCGAAATTTGGCCAGGCACGCTCCCACGCGATGGCATAGATGGCCCTGTCGAGGGCCTGCGCCAGCTTCAGCCGCGACAGAGCGTCGCCATCGCGGTTCGGGTCTGACGGGTCGGGGGTGACGCCGTTCAATCAGCTCTCCAGGTTGCCCGGTAGAGAGAAGCGTACCACAACGGCAGCACTGAGGCATCCGTTCCTGTACGGGAGACACCCCTTTTCCCGCATAACACGAGGACGTGACTGGCCTGCCGCAACCCCGTAATTTCCGTGCCGCCACCTGAGGGAAACGAAGGAAACGCCATGGACAAGAAGATGCACGACAAGGGCCTCGAGGTCCGCAAAGCGGTACTGGGAGAAGCCTATGTCAACAATGCCCTGAAGAACGTCGACGATTTCAACCGTCCGTTCCAGGAGATGCTCAACGAATATTGCTGGGGCACGGTGTGGGGCCGCGAGGAGCTGCCGCGCAAGACCCGCAGCATGCTCAACATCGCGATGATCGCGATCCTCAACCGCCAGCACGAGTTTCGCGCGCATCTGAAGGGCGCGCTCACCAACGGCGTCACCCGCGACGAAA is a genomic window of Bradyrhizobium sp. CB1717 containing:
- a CDS encoding TIGR02302 family protein → MNGVTPDPSDPNRDGDALSRLKLAQALDRAIYAIAWERAWPNFARLLTVIGLFLVVSWAGLWLALPFLARAVGLVIFAGIAIAALFPLLRFRWPSREEALSRLDRGSGIRHRPATTLTDTLSSQDPIAKALWQAQRERTLASLKRIRAGLPRPRLALHDPWALRALVMVMLVATFFAAGDERAMRVGAAFDWNGVLAPANVRVDAWVTPPLYTGKPPVILSAANKEAAALPASGPLAVPAGSTLIVRSSGGSLDVVVSGGLKEVAPTEATPKGTNEKHFAITADGTAHVRAPSGQPQWAFAATPDRAPTISLAKDPERQARGGLQLSYKIEDDYGVTGAEAQIGLRDGKDDSKAAARPLFQPPQFPLVLPNARTRNGVGQTVKDLSEDPYAGADVTLTLTAKDEAGNEARSEPFNMRLPERLFTNSLARALIEQRRILALDANKNSDVYAALDALMIAPELFTPDAGCYLGLRSLAAQLEAARTDDALREVVASMWAFAVTIEDDGVAGSVNAALRSAQDALKRALERGASEDEIKVLTQKLREAMAGKVRDLARRAEQNPLGPRQPFPAEVQLILDKAIELRQKTQKATAEQLEELAQQQDALRQQLQAYRKSASNRAKAGNDGANQFTRDRKCGS
- a CDS encoding carboxymuconolactone decarboxylase family protein, whose product is MDKKMHDKGLEVRKAVLGEAYVNNALKNVDDFNRPFQEMLNEYCWGTVWGREELPRKTRSMLNIAMIAILNRQHEFRAHLKGALTNGVTRDEIREILMQVAIYGGMPAAVDSFRIAREVFAEIDGKA